A part of Brassica rapa cultivar Chiifu-401-42 chromosome A05, CAAS_Brap_v3.01, whole genome shotgun sequence genomic DNA contains:
- the LOC103855135 gene encoding late embryogenesis abundant protein At5g17165, which translates to MATRSKSFQLITGLRKLAVIPRASSRATATALLTSRSGHSSGYDKNVEDELQATAVPDDVIKPDSDKYWSPHPQTGVFGPSTTDQSATAEATRQDSAVLEETAWFRPISLEDSDKTHHV; encoded by the exons ATGGCAACCAGATCGAAGAGCTTTCAATTGATCACCGGCCTAAGGAAGCTCGCTGTCATTCCACGCGCTTCCTCACGCGCCACCGCCACTGCTCTCCTCACTTCAAG gAGTGGTCACTCCTCGGGGTATGACAAGAACGTGGAGGATGAATTGCAGGCAACTGCAGTTCCTGACGACGTCATAAAGCCAGATTCTGATAAATACTGGTCTCCTCATCCTCAAACCGGAGTCTTTGGCCCTTCCACGACTGATCAGAGTGCCACAGCGGAGGCTACTCGCCAAGACTCGGCGGTGCTGGAGGAGACTGCTTGGTTTCGTCCCATAAGTCTCGAGGACTCGGACAAGACTCACCATGTTTAA
- the LOC103855136 gene encoding uncharacterized protein LOC103855136 translates to MALEWVVLGYAAAAEAIMIVLLTMPGLDGLRKGLVAVTRNLLKPFLSIVPFCLFLLMDIYWKYETMPSCDGDSCTPSEHLRHQKSMMKSQRNAILIAAALVFYWILFSVTHLVVKIEQLNQRVERLKNKD, encoded by the coding sequence ATGGCTCTCGAATGGGTTGTGCTAGGCTACGCGGCGGCGGCGGAAGCGATCATGATCGTGCTCCTGACGATGCCGGGGCTCGACGGACTCCGCAAGGGACTCGTCGCCGTCACGCGCAACCTCCTGAAACCGTTTCTATCCATCGTCCCGTTCTGCCTCTTCCTGCTCATGGACATCTACTGGAAGTACGAGACGATGCCTTCGTGCGACGGAGACTCCTGCACGCCTTCCGAGCACCTCCGCCACCAGAAATCGATGATGAAGTCACAGAGGAACGCGATCCTCATCGCCGCCGCGCTCGTGTTCTACTGGATCCTCTTCTCGGTTACTCATCTGGTGGTCAAGATCGAGCAGCTTAACCAGAGGGTCGAGAGGCTCAAGAACAAGgattga
- the LOC103855137 gene encoding uncharacterized protein LOC103855137 translates to MHYQEQMESLMLGEERRRGNCVRDADEGFNSPSSFPNSPDDSDRRSSSSFRRGLSKHYKGKSQSFTSLSAALTVGALAKPENPFNVKLKQRRGNTHCRRLSGCGGASEQNLGVHDAFHSGNGRPPRLSGNRAPPRAQTLSAAHISALLTRT, encoded by the exons atgcaCTATCAAGAACAGATGGAGTCTCTTATGTTGGGTGAAGAACGCAGACGTGGAAACTGCGTTAGGGACGCAGATGAAGGTTTTAACTCTCCGTCTTCTTTTCCTAACTCTCCTGACGATTCGGACCGTCGCAGTTCATCTTCTTTCAG GAGAGGGTTGTCAAAACATTACAAAGGTAAATCTCAGTCATTCACATCCTTGTCGGCAGCGTTAACAGTAGGGGCTCTCGCAAAACCCGAGAATCCTTTCAACGTTAAACTGAAGCAGCGACGGGGGAACACTCACTGTCGACGGCTCTCCGGATGTGGAGGTGCATCGGAGCAAAACTTAGGCGTGCACGACGCTTTCCACTCCGGAAACGGTAGGCCGCCGAGACTTTCCGGTAACAGAGCGCCTCCGAGAGCCCAGACGCTCTCGGCTGCTCATATATCGGCTTTGCTCACTCGAACCTAA
- the LOC103855138 gene encoding glutathione S-transferase F11, whose protein sequence is MVVKLFGQIKAGNPQRVLLCFLEKGIEFEVIHVDLNTFEQKKPEYLLRQPFGQVPAIEDGDLKLFESRAISRYYATKYADQGTDLLGKTLEQRAIVEQWMEVEANYFNVVVLPLVINIVFTPKFDVALVEELKVKLDKVLDVYENQLAMNRYLAGAEFSLADLTHMPGMRYIMNEAGLGSMITSRENVNRWWNEMSARPAWKKLMEMAAY, encoded by the exons ATGGTGGTCAAACTATTTGGGCAGATAAAAGCAGGTAATCCACAAAGAGTATTGCTCTGTTTTCTGGAAAAGGGCATCGAGTTTGAAGTTATCCATGTCGATCTCAATACATTTGAGCAGAAAAAACCAGAATATCTTCTTCGTCAG CCGTTTGGTCAAGTTCCAGCTATTGAAGATGGAGATCTGAAGCTTTTTG AATCACGAGCCATATCGAGGTATTACGCGACCAAGTATGCGGACCAAGGAACGGACCTATTGGGCAAGACCTTGGAGCAACGAGCCATCGTGGAACAGTGGATGGAAGTTGAGGCTAACTACTTCAACGTTGTGGTTCTACCTTTAGTTATAAACATCGTGTTTACACCCAAGTTCGACGTTGCTTTGGTGGAAGAGCTAAAGGTCAAGCTCGATAAGGTCCTGGATGTATATGAGAACCAGTTAGCTATGAACCGGTATTTGGCTGGTGCTGAGTTCTCATTGGCTGATTTGACTCATATGCCCGGTATGAGGTATATAATGAATGAAGCCGGTTTGGGGAGCATGATTACGTCTAGGGAGAATGTTAACCGGTGGTGGAATGAGATGTCGGCTAGACCGGCTTGGAAGAAACTTATGGAAATGGCTGCATATTAA
- the LOC103855140 gene encoding NAC domain-containing protein 45 isoform X1 translates to MSPVSLPPGFRFHPTDEELITYYLKRKINGLEIELEVIAEVDLYKCEPWDLPGKSLLPSKDQEWYFFSPRDRKYPNGSRTNRATKGGYWKATGKDRRVSWRDRAIGTKKTLVYYRGRAPHGIRTGWVMHEYRLDENECEPSAYGMQVCRDAYALCRVFKKIVIEAKPRDQHRSYIHAMSNVSGNSSFDPCSDLEISSTTHQVQNAFRPQIGNGRFNSNASNQNWSQYYGSSYPPFPTPYKVNNEIECSMLQHNISLPPLRIENSAVSNYDFYNTSTTHNNNHGVLEDFTFAESNSNHYNNTVGDQVIHVGNYDEPLIVSNNYMNQGYIEEQKIISTFDDNNQDLGFHGDNTNINIDIDDFFSFDMYNEENVNRVEANKEDVNINEAVDSSGFEVVEEEIRVNNHMLISAYQTTKILYHQVVPSHTLKVHINLINHNVEDRILFIEEDNDSWVQRAEKITKIKLNLVSLIAQQYYKYLTIFF, encoded by the exons ATGTCTCCTGTCTCGTTACCTCCAGGTTTCAGATTTCATCCAACCGATGAGGAGCTGATTACCTACTAtctgaaaagaaaaattaacgGTCTAGAAATCGAACTTGAGGTTATCGCTGAAGTTGATCTCTACAAGTGCGAGCCATGGGACTTGCCag GGAAGTCCTTGCTTCCGAGCAAAGACCAAGAATGGTACTTCTTCAGCCCACGAGACCGGAAGTATCCTAACGGTTCCAGGACAAACCGAGCAACTAAAGGCGGGTACTGGAAGGCAACGGGTAAAGACCGCCGTGTTAGTTGGAGAGATCGAGCCATTGGAACCAAAAAGACATTAGTTTACTACCGTGGACGCGCGCCACATGGTATTAGAACCGGTTGGGTCATGCATGAATATCGACTAGATGAAAATGAATGCGAGCCTTCTGCATACGGCATGCAGGTTTGTCGG GATGCATATGCACTTTGTCGTGTGTTTAAAAAGATTGTGATTGAAGCTAAACCAAGAGATCAGCATCGTTCTTACATCCACGCTATGTCAAATGTGAGTGGAAATTCGAGTTTTGACCCTTGTTCAGATCTAGAGATCAGTTCAACTACTCATCAAGTTCAAAACGCATTCCGGCCTCAAATTGGAAACGGACGTTTTAATTCAAACGCCAGTAACCAAAACTGGTCACAATACTATGGTTCTTCTTATCCACCGTTCCCTACTCCATATAAG GTTAACAATGAGATCGAATGCTCAATGTTACAACACAATATATCTCTACCACCGTTGCGTATAGAGAACTCTGCGGTCAGCAATTACGATTTCTATAATACGAGTACGACTCACAACAACAATCATGGCGTTTTGGAGGACTTTACTTTCGCTGAGAGCAACTCCAACCATTATAATAATACCGTTGGTGATCAAGTGATCCATGTAGGCAACTATGATGAACCATTAATAGTGTCAAATAATTATATGAACCAG GGTTATATCGAAGAGCAGAAGATCATATCGACTTTTGATGATAATAACCAAGATCTTGGATttcatg GAGACAATACCAATATCAACATAGATATCGATGACTTCTTCTCGTTTGATATGTATAACGAGGAAAACGTAAATCGAGTAGAAGCTAACAAAGAAGACGTGAATATAAATGAAGCCGTAGATTCATCGGGATTTGAGGTGGTTGAAGAAGAAATTAGGGTTAACAACCATATGCTCATCTCGGCATATCAAACAACGAAGATTCTATATCACCAAGTCGTACCATCTCACACGTTGAAAGTTCACATTAATCTCATTAATCACAATGTGGAAGACAGAATATTGTTCATTGAAGAAGATAACGATTCTTGGGTACAAAGAGCTGAGAAGATCACGAAGATAAAACTAAATCTTGTTAGTTTAATAGCTCAGCAATATTACAAATATCTTAcgatttttttctaa
- the LOC103855140 gene encoding NAC domain-containing protein 45 isoform X2, translated as MSPVSLPPGFRFHPTDEELITYYLKRKINGLEIELEVIAEVDLYKCEPWDLPGKSLLPSKDQEWYFFSPRDRKYPNGSRTNRATKGGYWKATGKDRRVSWRDRAIGTKKTLVYYRGRAPHGIRTGWVMHEYRLDENECEPSAYGMQDAYALCRVFKKIVIEAKPRDQHRSYIHAMSNVSGNSSFDPCSDLEISSTTHQVQNAFRPQIGNGRFNSNASNQNWSQYYGSSYPPFPTPYKVNNEIECSMLQHNISLPPLRIENSAVSNYDFYNTSTTHNNNHGVLEDFTFAESNSNHYNNTVGDQVIHVGNYDEPLIVSNNYMNQGYIEEQKIISTFDDNNQDLGFHGDNTNINIDIDDFFSFDMYNEENVNRVEANKEDVNINEAVDSSGFEVVEEEIRVNNHMLISAYQTTKILYHQVVPSHTLKVHINLINHNVEDRILFIEEDNDSWVQRAEKITKIKLNLVSLIAQQYYKYLTIFF; from the exons ATGTCTCCTGTCTCGTTACCTCCAGGTTTCAGATTTCATCCAACCGATGAGGAGCTGATTACCTACTAtctgaaaagaaaaattaacgGTCTAGAAATCGAACTTGAGGTTATCGCTGAAGTTGATCTCTACAAGTGCGAGCCATGGGACTTGCCag GGAAGTCCTTGCTTCCGAGCAAAGACCAAGAATGGTACTTCTTCAGCCCACGAGACCGGAAGTATCCTAACGGTTCCAGGACAAACCGAGCAACTAAAGGCGGGTACTGGAAGGCAACGGGTAAAGACCGCCGTGTTAGTTGGAGAGATCGAGCCATTGGAACCAAAAAGACATTAGTTTACTACCGTGGACGCGCGCCACATGGTATTAGAACCGGTTGGGTCATGCATGAATATCGACTAGATGAAAATGAATGCGAGCCTTCTGCATACGGCATGCAG GATGCATATGCACTTTGTCGTGTGTTTAAAAAGATTGTGATTGAAGCTAAACCAAGAGATCAGCATCGTTCTTACATCCACGCTATGTCAAATGTGAGTGGAAATTCGAGTTTTGACCCTTGTTCAGATCTAGAGATCAGTTCAACTACTCATCAAGTTCAAAACGCATTCCGGCCTCAAATTGGAAACGGACGTTTTAATTCAAACGCCAGTAACCAAAACTGGTCACAATACTATGGTTCTTCTTATCCACCGTTCCCTACTCCATATAAG GTTAACAATGAGATCGAATGCTCAATGTTACAACACAATATATCTCTACCACCGTTGCGTATAGAGAACTCTGCGGTCAGCAATTACGATTTCTATAATACGAGTACGACTCACAACAACAATCATGGCGTTTTGGAGGACTTTACTTTCGCTGAGAGCAACTCCAACCATTATAATAATACCGTTGGTGATCAAGTGATCCATGTAGGCAACTATGATGAACCATTAATAGTGTCAAATAATTATATGAACCAG GGTTATATCGAAGAGCAGAAGATCATATCGACTTTTGATGATAATAACCAAGATCTTGGATttcatg GAGACAATACCAATATCAACATAGATATCGATGACTTCTTCTCGTTTGATATGTATAACGAGGAAAACGTAAATCGAGTAGAAGCTAACAAAGAAGACGTGAATATAAATGAAGCCGTAGATTCATCGGGATTTGAGGTGGTTGAAGAAGAAATTAGGGTTAACAACCATATGCTCATCTCGGCATATCAAACAACGAAGATTCTATATCACCAAGTCGTACCATCTCACACGTTGAAAGTTCACATTAATCTCATTAATCACAATGTGGAAGACAGAATATTGTTCATTGAAGAAGATAACGATTCTTGGGTACAAAGAGCTGAGAAGATCACGAAGATAAAACTAAATCTTGTTAGTTTAATAGCTCAGCAATATTACAAATATCTTAcgatttttttctaa
- the LOC103855141 gene encoding uncharacterized protein LOC103855141, with protein sequence MLGAIHFGVLAACFVLFVPMAMAGWHLSRHKMLFFSGALFISLAVCVHLTPYFPSVSDIVASVSSVVVYDHRVSCINEVNQIVWDVKPRPRNSNNGSSKLDYFEKNWDWVRSRKVLSCEFQKLDKLDVSELLNGSWIVIAGDSQARFVALSLLGLVLGSGSEAMGSVREELFKRHSDYSIMVKEIGMKVEFVWAPYEKDLDDLVVSYKKKNKYPDVVIMGSGLWHMLHVNNASDFGSQLKELRSHVELLVPVRTKGEEGGGGSVSGRSMHMFWIGMPVLINGMLNTDEKKEKMSDTVWHEYDRSLGESKILRQMGGPLVLLDVQSFTWNCGPQCTLDGMHYDSAVYDAAVHVMLNALLIESHQTL encoded by the coding sequence ATGCTAGGAGCGATCCACTTCGGAGTATTAGCAGCGTGTTTCGTCCTCTTCGTCCCCATGGCTATGGCAGGCTGGCACCTCAGCAGGCACAAGATGCTCTTCTTCAGCGGCGCTCTCTTCATCTCCCTCGCCGTCTGCGTCCACCTCACCCCTTACTTCCCCTCCGTCTCCGACATCGTCGCCTCCGTCTCCTCCGTCGTCGTCTACGATCACCGCGTCTCCTGCATCAACGAGGTGAACCAGATCGTCTGGGACGTTAAGCCAAGACCTAGAAACAGCAACAACGGTTCTTCGAAGCTTGATTACTTCGAGAAGAATTGGGATTGGGTGAGATCGAGGAAAGTTCTGAGCTGCGAGTTTCAGAAGTTGGATAAGCTCGATGTCTCCGAGCTCTTGAACGGATCTTGGATAGTCATCGCTGGGGACTCTCAGGCGAGGTTCGTGGCGTTGTCGTTATTGGGCCTGGTGTTGGGCTCGGGGTCTGAAGCTATGGGCTCGGTTAGAGAGGAGCTTTTCAAGAGGCATAGTGATTACAGTATTATGGTTAAAGAGATTGGGATGAAGGTGGAGTTTGTCTGGGCTCCTTACGAGAAAGATCTTGATGATCTTGTCGTGTcgtacaagaagaagaacaagtatCCCGACGTTGTGATTATGGGGAGTGGGTTATGGCATATGCTCCACGTCAACAACGCGTCAGACTTTGGTTCTCAGCTTAAGGAGCTGAGGAGTCATGTTGAGTTGTTAGTCCCCGTGAGGACCAAGGGggaagaaggaggaggaggatcggTTTCGGGGAGGTCTATGCATATGTTTTGGATAGGGATGCCGGTTTTGATCAACGGGATGTTGAATACTGatgagaagaaggagaagatgagTGATACGGTGTGGCATGAGTACGATAGGTCGTTAGGGGAGAGTAAGATCTTGCGGCAGATGGGCGGGCCGCTTGTTTTGCTTGATGTTCAGTCTTTTACTTGGAACTGTGGACCGCAGTGTACGCTCGATGGGATGCATTATGACTCTGCGGTGTATGATGCTGCGGTTCATGTCATGCTCAACGCCTTGCTTATTGAATCTCA